The Chitinophagales bacterium region TCACTTTGGCTATTCCATCGCCAATAATTTTTATTTGAAACATTTCATCGTGTGCTACCAAAACGGGTATTACCACTGCGTTTTCTTTCTTTTCTAATACGGTATTTATTGCCACCGTGGTAGAATCGGGGTTGTAATGCACTAGATGACCACACCAACCATAAGCATAACTGGCAACTCCGGTAGTGGCGGAAACAAACATGCCAATCTTGTCTAACAAAGCGCTCCACTCGCTATTATAGGTGGCATCGCCATATGCAATCATTACTAAACCTTCTTTTTCTGTATTCTTTGAAAGTGCCGTATATCTGCGAAGAATGTTCTTTTCCAAAATATCTGTGAAGTCTAATAATGGTGTAATATATGTTTTAGCTTTGGGCGTATAGCGCTCTATACTCTCCAGCTTGAGCGATTCTAGCGATTCCGGGTTTTCCTTTTGTCCAATAATGGTAGGTATATCATCAAAAGAATGTGAACTCACCGTTAAAAAAACCGGCACAATTACCACGTCCGTAAAGCCTGCTTTATCGAACTCTTTCATTCGAGTAGCAATACTCGGTTCGGTGTATTCCATAAAGGCTGTTTTTACATCCTGAACACCATGAAAACTTAATATGGAGTCGCGCACGGCTTTTTCTAAATCGAGCAATGCATTTCTCCAAGTTTCGGATCTTGAACCATGGTTTACCAACAAGACCCCAATTTTTTTATCGGAAGAAATATGGGCTTTGTTATTTGAAGTGTTGCTGCATGAACTCACACTCCATGTAATACTTATTGAAAAAATATACAGTACTATATGCGCTATTACTTTTATTCTCATCCCTAAATTGTAGTATGTTTTAATGGTGATGCTTACGGTGGCAAAACTCTTTAAAAACTTTATTTAGACAAATTCTAAATAGAGTTTTTACAAAAATGTTACACTATAAAAAGCACCCAAGAAGTCCCAAGAAGACAAAAAATCAACTCCCCTAACAAAAAAAATACACTTTTGATACTTATTCATTCAACAAAATCTAAAGTATTATGCTAGAACAACTATTAAATATCGTAAAAGAAAATGCACAAGAAGCTATTGTAAACAATCAGGCGGTGCCTAACCAATTTAATGAAGCGGCTATGGGCGAAGCTACAAATGCCATTACAAGTCAATTAACACAAGCTGTTAGCCAAGGTAATTTGCAAGATGTGCTGGGCATGTTTGGCAACACACAAAACTTGCAAAACAACCCAATTGTAGGTGCTATTGTTGCACAATTAGCCAACAGTTTAGGAAGTAAATTTGGCGTAAACGGTGCCAGTGCACAAGATATAGCTTCGCAACTTATTCCGCAGGTATTGGGCAGCGTGGTAAACAAAACAAACGACCCTAACGATTCTTCATTTCAAATCAATGACATAATGAATCAACTATCGGGAGGCAAAGGTGCTTCGGGCGTAGATTGCGGGAATATTGTTTCGCAATTGCAACAAGGCGGTGGCGTAGATTTGGGCAATATTGCTTCTCAATTTTTAGGCAGTAATGCCGGTGGCATTGGCGATATGTTGGGTGGCTTCTTTAAAAAGTAATTCAACTGCTATCATTAAACGGCAGGTAGCAATATTTACAGATGAGCATTGCTGCCTGCTTACTTTGCTTGCCTTATTTTTCCTATTTCCAACATCAATTCCTTTAAATCTTGCTTCATTAGCTTTATTACAGATTCTAGTTGATCGTACATACGCGCACGGTTTTTGAGTTGAGCTGCGGTATATTTCCCTCCGTTCCCAAAATAGATATCAATCAATACTTTCCGTTTTTCTTCTTTACTGGTTTTTATTTGCTTAAAGCTCATCCAGCTCTCCATAATTTGGTCGCGGAGCGAAGGTTTATCGGGCTTTTGTGGATTAAAATAATTAAGATAATACCAAATAGAAGCCGGCAACACATCCGATGTTTCGGCATTGTTCCATATTCCTTTTAAAACATTTCGTTTGTGGTGAAATATAACTTTTCGCTCGTTTAAAAGAATTCCCAAACCAAGTGCCGTTTCTGCCAATCCGGTTCCCAAACCAATATATTCTGCCACATTGCCTTCGTTGCCTTTTATGGCCAAAATACCTGAAGTTACACCACCTGCCGCCCCAACCACAATGGAGCCTACGGTTAATCTGGTTTCGGTAGTGCTTTCAATATTTTTAAGGTAGGAAGATATTTGGTCGGCCCGCTCTTCTTCACAATCTATTTCTGATGAAGCTGCCGAAATTTCTAACGATGCAAAATCTACTTGTTGATTTATTTCCTGATAAGTTTCGAGTAAATCGAGGCGATTTTCAATAGTATAATTTGCTTTAAGTTCTTCTTTCTTCTTAATATATGCCGTGAGTAAATCTAAAATACCAATAGCATTGGCAGCATTTAAACTATTAAAACTGAACTTGGAAGTAAGCAAAGTATCGAGCGGTAATTCATGTATAGGTCTAGGAATATCTGCCTTTGAATAGCTATAAGAATTTTGCTGATTACAATTGCTTTTATTGAGTTGCGATTGTAATTCTCTGTCTTTAAGAGTGGCACATGAACTTAGCCAAATGCCTAAAAACATACATCCGGCAAAATAGGGTTGCAAAAATACTTTCAAAGATTGCTGCATTGTTTAAAACAAAGGTAATACTTCTACTTTCTTACAGTTATACTTTCATCCCAAACCCATGCAAACCTTTCTGCATAAGTACGGAACAGCGGCACTTCTGTAAAGATAGATTTCAATAAATAAAAACCTCACAGCTTACTGATACTAATGGCAACACTCAATTGTGGATAAACACTGCAACATTCAAAGTTAAAAATCAGTAAACCACCATAGCTGAACCAATGTACCTATATGAAAGCCTGTAGATGTTTATGTAATGACTGGAGCAGAATAATCGCCCTTCTTATCCTCTCCTTTGTACTATTTTCAAAAAGTTCGTATGCGCAACCGTGCACCAGTTTAAAGGTTGCTGCCGGGCGCGACACTTCGGTATGTGCCGGAACCAGCTTTAGAGTGGGTGGCTCCCCTACTGCCACCGGAGGACTTGCTCCCTACTCCTACCAATGGACTGCCCTCTACGATACGCTCTCATCTACATCGGTAGCCAATCCTACAGCCAGCCCTTACCGAAACGCCACTTACATCATAAAAGTAACCGATGCCAATGGCTGCACAGCAAGCGACACTGTGACTATTACAGCCGGTACTTGTAATGTTGTTTGTACCGGTGCATCGGGACCAAACCTATTGGGCGCAATGGGTACTTTTAGCGAACCGTATATTTCGCCCAACAACAGTACATCGGCAAACTGTATTAGAAACGGGTCTTCTGCTGCTCCACTCAACAATATTGGTAATGCCAAACCTACTCAAACTACATACGTATATTCGCAAAGCAGTGGAGGACTAGGCCCCGAAGGAAGATATACCTTTGTGAAAAAATTAGGCGATGGCAGTACTGCCAATTGCTTACACAACGACTTTAGAGGTTCTGACCACACAGGCGATGGCGGCTACTTTATGGCCATAAATGGATCGCCTGACCAAGCTCAATTTGGCGGCACCTTCTTTAGATTAGATTCTATTCCTGTTTGCCCCAACACAGACTATGAATTTAGCGCATGGCTTGCCAATCTTAAAACAGGTATGCAAACACATGCCGCAGGTTCTTTTCCTAATGTAGCCTTCTTTATCAACAATGTAATTGTGGCGTATAGTGGGCAAATTCCCCCTACCAGTGGCCAATGGGAAAATAACTGGCAAAAAGCGGGCGGAACATGGCATAGCGGCAGCTCAGCGTATGCTTCTATTAGGATTGACAATTATACCTTTGTAGCTTTCGGCAATGACTTAGCACTAGACGATATTCACTTTAAAGTGTGTGGTCCGGTAATTATTTCAAGAACATCTAAAACCGTTTACTGTGTGGGCGACACAGTACATGTGCAAGATTCTGTTGCCTGCACAAACGGACAGCCTTATTCTTGGTTCAGATGGCAACGCAGTTTAGATGGAGGCAATACTTGGGCAAATTTTGGCAACATACAATCTTCAGGAGGAAGTGCTTATTATGCTGCAACCATTCCTCCATTTGTTGCCACCACTGCACTTCATAATTCCATGTACAGAGTAGTGGTTTCCTTAGACTCTGCTTCTTTAGCAGAAGCCAACCCAAGTTGCATTATTATTGGAAATGCTACAACCATACAAGTAAAAACACCGCCTGTGGTTTCGCTTCCGCCAAACGATACACTCTGTATAGGTACCTCTAAGAATTACACACCCACTATTACCGGTGGCAATAGTCCTTTTCAGATTTTATGGACAAATACTGCCAATAACAATACGCATGCTGCTCCTCAATTATCTATTACACTTAACAGCGCACTTCAATACCGAGTTAATGTTATTGATTCACTGGGTTGCAAAGCAAACGATACTATAAACATTGCTGTTGCTCCCGAAATTTCATATTTAAAAAGCATCAATAAAAATATATGTCTTCCAAACAACAATACTATCACTATTACCCCCTCCGGTGCAGGCTTACCCTTCCAATACTTATGGCACACGGGTGAAATAACACCTAACAGAAGCAATCTTTCAGCAGGCTCATACTACCTTACCATTACTAACAAATATGGATGTGAAAAGAAAGATACTTCCGTAATCACCACAACTCCTGCACTCAGCTCGAATGGAACAGTTGCCAATGTGGCTTGCTTCGGCAATGCTTCGGGCGGTATCAACATTTCAGTTGCAGGTGGAACTGCGCCTTATGCCTTTGCTTGGAGCAATGGCAGTTCTTTGAAGGATTTGGCAAATGTTGCTGCGGGAAATTATTCGCTTACTGTTACAGATGCCAATAACTGTACTGCCGTACAGGCTTTTACAGTTGCGCAACCTGCGGCTGCACTCAGCTCGAATGGAACAGTTGCCAATGTGGCTTGCTTCGGCAATGCTTCGGGGGGTATCAACATTTCAGTTGCAGGTGGAACTGCGCCTTATGCCTTTGCTTGGAGCAATGGTAGTTCTTTGAAGGATTTGGCAAATGTTGCTGCGGGTAATTACTCTCTTACTGTTACAGATGCCAATAACTGTACTGCCGTACAAGCATTTACAGTTGCGCAACCAAAACAAGAACTTAAGAGTGTATCTTTTAAAACAGATGCTGATTGTTATGGAGTTCAATCCGGAAGTGCACAAATAAACGTAACCGGTGGAACACCTCCTTACTTTTACCGTTGGAGTAATGGTAATAACACCGATAATTCCAATCAACTCGCTGTTGGCAACTACTATGTTTCAGTATTTGATGCAAACGGTTGTACCGCACACAACACTATACAAATTCAACAACCGGATTCAATTTCAACTCATATTACTATTCAACATCCACTTTGCTCAGGCAGTAAAACAGGTGCCGCCACACTTACTGTATCGGGTGGTGTAGCACCATATTTTTATCAATGGAACAACAACCAAACCACCTCTGCCATACACCATATTGCAGCCGGAAATTACATTGTTACAGTTACCGATGCCAAAGGCTGCACACGCGCTGCAACTGCTGCTATACAAGCGCCCAACACCTTGATACTTGACTGGAATCTAACCAACAATATATGTGCAAACGAAAACAAAGGAAGCATCAATACGCTTACTTCTGGAGGTGTTCAACCATATAATTACACATGGAGCAATCAGCATAGCACACCAGTCATCTCAAACCTTGCTAATGGAAATTACACACTTACAGTTACCGATAAAAATGGATGTACTGCCACTAAGAGTGCTACTATTACATCTCCATCGCCAGTTGAAGTTGTACTAACAATTTCAGGAAGCAACTCTTGCCAAAGTAATCAAAATATTAGTGCAACCGCTTTAGCCAGCGGAGGAACAACCCCATTTAGTTATTTATGGCACAACGGATTCACCAATGCCACACTCAGCAATATTGCACCTAATTCTACCATACAAGTTATTGTAAAAGATAAAAATGGATGTATTGCACAGGCAGCAGATAGTGTTCGCATTGCATTACCATTGGAAGCCACTGTAGATTTAAAACAGATAGGCTGCCAACCAAATGCTACAGGATGGGCAGGTGTAAATGTACAAGGTGGAGCTGCGCCATACCGCTTTGCCTGGAGCAATGGCGGACGAAATGCAGAAATTCATCCTTCGCAAGCAGGTGTATATCATGTAACCGTTACCGATAAAAATGGATGTACCGCTTCCGCTTCCATTGCTATTTCAAAAGCCGATGGATTTACAATCAATACCATTGCAGCACAAACTATTACTCTGGGCGAAAGCATAGAACTTACTACAGTTTCTTCTAGCGATAATATTCAACATTGGAATTGGACACCAGACGATTTCAACTCCGGAATAGACTGCAACAGTTGCCAATCGCCCAATGTGCAACCTAAAAAAACTACCACTTACTTGGTTACGGCAATAGATGAAAATGGATGTATAGCCAACGACACTGTAACTATTTCAATTATTGCAGACCACACATTGTTTGTACCCAACACATTCTCGCCTAACAACGATGGATCTAACGATACCTGGGGCGTATTTGGAAATTTAGATGGTATAAAAGAGTTTGATTTAAAAATATTCAATCGTTGGGGCGAAAAAGTGTACGAAAGCAGCGATCCGCATTTCCAATGGAACGGAACTTACTTGGGCGTATTACAAGAACCCGGAGTTTTTGTTTACTATATGAAAGTAATTTTTGTAGATGGCTTAAAGCCGGAAGACGATGGCAAAGGCAGCATTACGCTCATTCGCTAATTACTGCTTGGGAGCCATTAAAGAAGGCGCTTTTACCGGAACAGACTTTTCTTGCTCCACGCTCAGTACATTACCTTTAATGGTAATTACTTTAGTTGCTTCGCTGGCATTAGACGTTATAGAAATAGCTTTTGTAAAAGGACCTACCCTTCCTTGAGTGTTGTAAGTGGCAGTAACGGCAGCTTCTTTTCCCGGCAATACCGGTTCTTTTGGCCAACTTGGAGTGGTACACCCGCAACTTGCTTTTACATTTGATAATACCAAAGGTTCCTTTCCTACATTCTTAAACTTGAATTCATGTGTTACTTGCGGCCCTTCCGGTATATCGCCAAAGTCGAATAACTCTTCTTGAAATTTAAAAACTGGCGCATTGGGATTCGGCTTTGCTTCTTGTGCAATAGCCGCAGTAGCAAAAAACAATGTACAAGCAAGTAGTATTTTATTCATTGAACCAAAATTTTTAGCGAAGATAAACCACCACAGCAATGCAACAAATACCTTAACATCATTTTGAACTATACAATAATTTAGAAGAATATACGCCATTCATATTTTGTGCAATTAAAAAGTTTCAATTGGTTTGTAGCAGAAAGTCATGGATATTCAATCTATAAAAAATCGTTTTGGCATTATTGGAAATGCACCCGGCTTAAACCATGCCATTAGCATTGCAGAGCGCGTAGCATCTACCAATCTTACAGTTTTAATTACGGGAGAAAGCGGTGTGGGAAAAGAAGTATTTTCGCACATCATTCACCAACTGGGAAGCCGCAAACACAATCCGTTTATAGCTGTAAACTGCGGAGCAATTCCGGGTGGCACCATTGATTCGGAACTTTTTGGACACGAAAAAGGAGCTTTTACCGGAGCCAGCGAACAGCGCAAAGGTTACTTTGAAACCGTGGCCGGTGGCACTATTTTTTTAGACGAAGTAGGAGAACTTCCACACGGCACTCAAGCCCGCCTGCTGCGCGTATTAGAAACTGGAGAATTTATTCGCGTAGGCTCTTCTAAGGTGCTTAAAACAGATGTGCGCATTATTGCAGCTACCAACGTAAACCTGCAACATGCTGTAAGCGCAGGGCGCTTTAGAGAAGATTTATATTACCGTTTAAGCACCGTTCCAATTACCATTCCGCCATTGCGCGAAAGAGGCGATGATGTGTATTTACTCTTTAGAAAGTTCAGCATAGATTTTGCAGAAAAACACCGCATTACTCCCATTCGCCTTACCGATGAGGCACGCCTACTTATCTTAAAATACACTTGGCCCGGCAACGTGCGCCAGCTTAAAAACGTGGCAGAGCAAGTAAGTATCTTAGCTACCGACCGCGAAGTTTCTGCTGCCCAACTCATTTCTATTGTGCCGGATATAGCCGATAATAAATTACCTGCATTGGTGCAAAACAGCGGTGGATACGATACTGCATCTGCCGGAGGATTTACCGAAAGAGAAATTTTATACAAACTTATATTCGACTTAAAAAAGGATTTAAACGATTTAAAACACTTTGTATTCGATATTGCCAAAGGTGGCACCGCCACGCATTCTTTCGAAGAAAGAGAAATGCCACAGCAAGTTTCCTTTCAGCAAAGTATAAATCCGCAACCCGTAATTATTTCTGCCGAAAAACATCCTGTATTCATCAACGAAAAAACGCCAACCTTCCAAGAACACGAAACAGTAGAAGAAAGCCTTTCGCTAGTAGATAAGGAACGAGAACTTATTGTGAAAGCTCTAAAAAAACACCGCAATAAACGCAGAGATGCAGCAGCCGATTTAGGAATTTCGGAACGCACACTTTATCGAAAAATTAAGGAATATAATTTAGACGAATAACCCACCTGCATTATTCGAAAAAGCGCCAAATAACGCCCATTTTAAATGCTACATCTGCTGCCGGATAATTGGGAGCAGTGTAATAGCCACGCGGTCCAAAAACAGAACTTATATTATCTACCTTAGCTGTAATGCGAAACCAGCGCACCTTTAGGTTTAAAAACCAGTCCAATACTGGGTAAAAATTTAAACGCGTATTATTTTGCAATATCCACTGTCCGGTAAGCGGAAAATACTCATTCCCATAAAAAGAAGTATTGTAGCGCAAATCGAAACCAATACTAAACCACAATAACTTTTTAAAAATACGATTCTCATAATAAATACTATGGCGCGTAACCAAAAGCGGCAGCCTAATAGCGTTACTACCCGTTACAGATTGAAACCACACATCGTTATCTAAATGAAATCCTTTAATACCAAACCTATTGCCTGCATGCAACACTAATATATTCGCATTGGCAGCATCAAACGTAGGCACAGTTGGCGAACTGAAATAGAAGTAATTCTTTACATAATGATACTTGGCACCTGCAAAAACAGAAATTACTCGGTGGCTAAAAGTGTAATCGCCTCCAAATGCAAGCACATTTTGCTTGGGCAAATTATTAAACCACGATTCTCCTTTGCTGCTGTAATGCTGCCAAATAAATGGCGCTTCGGTTAAGTGATAATTTACGGCAGCTTCTACCTTTCCAAACTTCCCAAAATCATAGCCGGCACTACCATCTATACGCAAATCGTTTTGGTTGTAACCCGCCATGTAATATGCCACTGCGGCTTTGTACAAAATTTTAGATTTCGCCAACGGATTATTTTGAATAACACCTTTTACATAAAAATTTCCAAACCAATTTTTCCCCGAAGTTTCTTTAATGGCATAATAATCGTAATGCAGCGATGCCGATGCTTTAAAATTTGTTTGTGTTACCTCAGAATCGCTCTTTGCCAGCTGTCCTGTAAACTCCATGAAGGCGGCATTGGTAAAATGAATTACACTCAAATCGTACCTTAAAGAATCTTTCCCAGTCCAAAACGAGTTGTAGTAAGCAGAATCCGGAGCCGTATCTAAGTATTTAAACTTCTCTCTTCCGGTTCCAATTTCGTAACCAATCTTAAAAGTTGGCACTTTTATTTTGGTAACAGAGGTATCCTTTTTTACATGCTGATACTTCCCAAAATGATAAGCTCCACGCGCCATCCAGCGCACTTCGTTGTAATCGTTTTTAGCAGTTTCTGATCTTACGGGCACTAATTCTTTACTAAAAAAAGAACTACCCTTGGCAAACACATCGGCCTCTACGCCACCATTTTCTTTTGCCTGTGCCATGTTCAACAATAAAATGGTTTGCACAGAATAGTTGCGCTTTTTAGGTTCATAAAAACCATATAGCGTAAATCCATTTACATTGGTATGTTGATTAAGGTAGGCACCACGGCTGTTGTAGCGCGTAAAATCTACCCCAAACTGGAATTGCTCCTTTATTTGCCCGCCAAACTTACCGTTAAACATCTGCTCCACCTTCTGCCCTACTATATATTGAATTTGCGAATACGGGCGCATTACTCTGTAAATACGCGTACTATCGAAAGTATATCGGTAAGCCTCAAATTGGTTAAACCCAACATTAAAGCCTGTAATTTTAAATGGCGAAAACACCAATGGATATGCGGCACTTCCGGTATTACCTATATTTAAGTATTCACTTCCCGGGCGCTGCATGGCATTAAACTCCTCTAAATTTACAATACTGGAATCTATTCTATAACGCACATCGGGAGCAGCATAATGGTACCATGTATCGTTGAGCGATTTACGCTTGGCAGTAGTATCTTTCTGCCCAACCGCAGTATGGAAAAGCAATAGCAAAAAGCAGGTATTCAACCATATAAAAGCAAACTGCCTCTGTGCCTTCCACATACTTCCTACAACAGCCAAATGTTTGTAACCGCTCAAATCCTACGCAGCAATTCAACAATAATTTTACGCATGTTGGGCTCGGCAGCTTTTGCCTTCTCCAATACAAAATCGTGGCTTACCATATCGGCCTTTTCCGGTGGATAACCCATATCGCTAATTACAGAAATGGCAAACACTTCCATATCCATGTGCCTTGCCACTACCACTTCCGGTGTGGTGCTCATGCCCACGGCATCGCCACCAATTAAATGATACATTTTATATTCGGCAGGAGTTTCAAAGGTAGGCCCTTGCACACCCACATACACTCCGGTGTGGCAAGTAATATTGTTTTCCAACGCAATTTCCAATCCCTTGTTTATCAACTCTCTGTTGTATGGCACGCTCATGTTTGGGAAACGCGGCCCCAATGTAGGTTCGTTCTTACCTCGCAGCGGATGCTCCGGCTGCAAATAAATATGGTCGCGCAAAATCATTAAATCGCCCACTTCAAAATCGGCATTCATACCGCCCGATGCGTTTGAAATAAACAAATGCGTAACGCCCAAAAACTTCATTACTCGAATAGGAAACACTACTTCTTGCATAGAGTAACCTTCGTAATAATGTAATCTTCCACTCATGGCAATTACGTTTTTACCGCCCAGCTCGCCAAAAATTAAAGCTCCGCTGTGCCCTTGCACCGTAGAAACCGGAAAGTTAGGAATATCGCTATACGGCAATTGCAAATGCACATCTATTTCTTTCGAAAGATTGCCCAATCCCGAACCCAAAATAATACCGTAATGGTAATCTTTTGAAATTCGCTTTTTTATGAATGAAGTGGTGGCTTCAATTTTTTCTAGAATGTTTTCCATCAATTATTGTGTTCTAATGTTGTTGTAATAAAGGTGCGAATATCGTTTGAAAATTTTTCTGTACCATCAAAAAGAAAGCGGTGGCGCACGGGTTGAATATACAAGCGAAATTCATTTTGCAAAAACCATTGGCGAAACGGCATTAACCTCACTGCATCTTTTTCGGTTGTAACTATAATAGTTTTATCCGGTAAATTTCTTTTCATCTCGTGCAGTTGTTCCAAATCGTGGTTGGTGTACTTATGATGGTCTGCAAAATTCATTTCAAAAACTTTCTTTCCGCCTTTTTCATAATGCGCCTTTAGCGGCTCTGCATTGGCTATTCCTGTAAGCAACAATATGTTTTCAAATTGCTCCTCTCTTCCATTGCTGTTTATTTCATTCAACCAGCCGTATTCCAACATGGTAAAATACACTCTTTGATATGAAAACGGATTTATTTCTGCACGTATTGTTTCTGCCGCCTGCGGTGTTAAATCTGCCGGACACTTGGTTACAATCACAATATCGGCACGGTGATAATTCTTTTTGCTCTCGCGCAACCAACCCATAGGAAAAATAGCATCGCGAGTAAACAAATTTCCGTACTCTGTGGTTAGCAACATTAAACCAGGCTTTATGGCTCGGTGTTGAAAAACATCATCCAACACAATAACCTCCGTTTCCGGAAATTCGTGTAGCAACATGGGCACACCAATCACCCTATCTTCGCTCAAGCATACAGGCACCTGCGGAAATTTCCACTTAAACAACAAAGGTTCATCGCCCGAGTGCAAAAAATCCGATTCGGTTTCCACCACTGCAAAACCCTGTGTACGCCTTCCGTAACCTCTACTCAACACAGCCATTTTAAACTCCGAAGAAAACGCACCCAGCAGCCATTCAACCAATGGCGATTTACCCGTGCCCCCCATACTTAAATTACCAATTCCAATAAGCGGCAATTGAAACGAGGCTCGATTAATTACCTTTTTATCAAAAAAATAATTCCGAATTTCAGTTACACACCAAAATATAAATGCAGGAAATGCAAACAGTACTTTTTTCAAACGTTGAAAAGAAAATGGAAAGCAAATAAAATAGAATTAGAATAAAGTGGGGCGAACACTTATTTTCGCCTCCCTCAATTAAAATCTGATATTTAAAAATACAGCATCTTAAAATGAATCAACTAAGTGAACAAGAAATTGTAAGAAGAGAAAAACTAAAAGAATTTGAACGTTTAGGAATAGAGCCATATCCGGCAGAATTGTTTGAAGTAAATGTAAACTCCCAGCAAATTCACCAAACATTTAAAGGCGAAGAAGGCGCAGCACCTTGGCAGGTATCTATTGCCGGAAGAATAATGGCCATCCGCCTTATGGGCAAAGCCGCCTTTGCTGTACTCGAAGACCAACACGGCAAAATACAACTCTATGTTTCTAAAAACGATTTGCAACGAGGCGAAGACACTACACTCTGGGATGAAGTATTTAAGAAGTTACTAGACATTGGCGATTTTGTTGGTGTAAAAGGTCAAGTTTTTAAAACCAAAACCGGAGAAACCTCCATTCATGTGCACGAATTTAAGTTTCTTGCAAAATCGCTTCGTCCATTGCCAATCGTAAAAGAAAAAGACGGAGAGGTTTACGATGCATTCAGCGACCCCGAACTGCGCTACCGCCAGCGCTACGTAGATTTAGTAGTAAACCCTGGAGTGCGCGAAACCTTTTTAAAACGAACCAAACTCATACAAACCATCCGCGATTACCTAAACCAATACGGAGGTATAGAAGTAGATACACCCGTATTGCAAAATATTCCCGGAGGTGCTGCCGCACGGCCATTCACCACACACCACAATGCACTCGATATACCGCTTTATTTACGCATAGCAAACGAACTGTACTTAA contains the following coding sequences:
- a CDS encoding gliding motility-associated C-terminal domain-containing protein; this encodes MKACRCLCNDWSRIIALLILSFVLFSKSSYAQPCTSLKVAAGRDTSVCAGTSFRVGGSPTATGGLAPYSYQWTALYDTLSSTSVANPTASPYRNATYIIKVTDANGCTASDTVTITAGTCNVVCTGASGPNLLGAMGTFSEPYISPNNSTSANCIRNGSSAAPLNNIGNAKPTQTTYVYSQSSGGLGPEGRYTFVKKLGDGSTANCLHNDFRGSDHTGDGGYFMAINGSPDQAQFGGTFFRLDSIPVCPNTDYEFSAWLANLKTGMQTHAAGSFPNVAFFINNVIVAYSGQIPPTSGQWENNWQKAGGTWHSGSSAYASIRIDNYTFVAFGNDLALDDIHFKVCGPVIISRTSKTVYCVGDTVHVQDSVACTNGQPYSWFRWQRSLDGGNTWANFGNIQSSGGSAYYAATIPPFVATTALHNSMYRVVVSLDSASLAEANPSCIIIGNATTIQVKTPPVVSLPPNDTLCIGTSKNYTPTITGGNSPFQILWTNTANNNTHAAPQLSITLNSALQYRVNVIDSLGCKANDTINIAVAPEISYLKSINKNICLPNNNTITITPSGAGLPFQYLWHTGEITPNRSNLSAGSYYLTITNKYGCEKKDTSVITTTPALSSNGTVANVACFGNASGGINISVAGGTAPYAFAWSNGSSLKDLANVAAGNYSLTVTDANNCTAVQAFTVAQPAAALSSNGTVANVACFGNASGGINISVAGGTAPYAFAWSNGSSLKDLANVAAGNYSLTVTDANNCTAVQAFTVAQPKQELKSVSFKTDADCYGVQSGSAQINVTGGTPPYFYRWSNGNNTDNSNQLAVGNYYVSVFDANGCTAHNTIQIQQPDSISTHITIQHPLCSGSKTGAATLTVSGGVAPYFYQWNNNQTTSAIHHIAAGNYIVTVTDAKGCTRAATAAIQAPNTLILDWNLTNNICANENKGSINTLTSGGVQPYNYTWSNQHSTPVISNLANGNYTLTVTDKNGCTATKSATITSPSPVEVVLTISGSNSCQSNQNISATALASGGTTPFSYLWHNGFTNATLSNIAPNSTIQVIVKDKNGCIAQAADSVRIALPLEATVDLKQIGCQPNATGWAGVNVQGGAAPYRFAWSNGGRNAEIHPSQAGVYHVTVTDKNGCTASASIAISKADGFTINTIAAQTITLGESIELTTVSSSDNIQHWNWTPDDFNSGIDCNSCQSPNVQPKKTTTYLVTAIDENGCIANDTVTISIIADHTLFVPNTFSPNNDGSNDTWGVFGNLDGIKEFDLKIFNRWGEKVYESSDPHFQWNGTYLGVLQEPGVFVYYMKVIFVDGLKPEDDGKGSITLIR
- a CDS encoding DUF1573 domain-containing protein — encoded protein: MAYILLNYCIVQNDVKVFVALLWWFIFAKNFGSMNKILLACTLFFATAAIAQEAKPNPNAPVFKFQEELFDFGDIPEGPQVTHEFKFKNVGKEPLVLSNVKASCGCTTPSWPKEPVLPGKEAAVTATYNTQGRVGPFTKAISITSNASEATKVITIKGNVLSVEQEKSVPVKAPSLMAPKQ
- a CDS encoding sigma-54-dependent Fis family transcriptional regulator — encoded protein: MDIQSIKNRFGIIGNAPGLNHAISIAERVASTNLTVLITGESGVGKEVFSHIIHQLGSRKHNPFIAVNCGAIPGGTIDSELFGHEKGAFTGASEQRKGYFETVAGGTIFLDEVGELPHGTQARLLRVLETGEFIRVGSSKVLKTDVRIIAATNVNLQHAVSAGRFREDLYYRLSTVPITIPPLRERGDDVYLLFRKFSIDFAEKHRITPIRLTDEARLLILKYTWPGNVRQLKNVAEQVSILATDREVSAAQLISIVPDIADNKLPALVQNSGGYDTASAGGFTEREILYKLIFDLKKDLNDLKHFVFDIAKGGTATHSFEEREMPQQVSFQQSINPQPVIISAEKHPVFINEKTPTFQEHETVEESLSLVDKERELIVKALKKHRNKRRDAAADLGISERTLYRKIKEYNLDE
- a CDS encoding purine-nucleoside phosphorylase translates to MENILEKIEATTSFIKKRISKDYHYGIILGSGLGNLSKEIDVHLQLPYSDIPNFPVSTVQGHSGALIFGELGGKNVIAMSGRLHYYEGYSMQEVVFPIRVMKFLGVTHLFISNASGGMNADFEVGDLMILRDHIYLQPEHPLRGKNEPTLGPRFPNMSVPYNRELINKGLEIALENNITCHTGVYVGVQGPTFETPAEYKMYHLIGGDAVGMSTTPEVVVARHMDMEVFAISVISDMGYPPEKADMVSHDFVLEKAKAAEPNMRKIIVELLRRI